Within Triticum dicoccoides isolate Atlit2015 ecotype Zavitan chromosome 1B, WEW_v2.0, whole genome shotgun sequence, the genomic segment GCCAGCTGACGTGCGCCGGCGCGCAGTGCTTCTCCCCGCTGCTCGTCGGCGCCGGACAGCCCCTCCTCCCGTGCGAGCCTGGCGTCGTGTCCTACGTGTCGTCCCCCGCTTTCTACTCCGCGCAGAGCACGCCGGCCTCCGCGGTCAGCTCGCGCCGTCGTGGCCGGCACGCGCCGCTGGTGGCGACGCGGAGGATACTGCTGAGGTACCTGCGCCTCCTGGCGCCGCTGTGCCGGAAGGTGAGGGCGCTGCCGGTGCGGGCGCTCGCGCCGCGGTCGTCGTCCAGGGCTGCTGCCTTCGCCGCGGCGACGTCGTCCCCGGCGCGGCAGTCCACGTCCAGCTACGCGAGCGCCACGGAGTACTGGTGCCACGGCCACGCCGACACCGCCGTCAGCGACGCCATCCTCTACTGCAAGAAATCCATCCAGGGACGACAGGACGTGTAGGCAGGACGAGCGCTCCGCTCTGGCATAGATCGGTTGCTGCTCTTTTGGGATTTTGATTTCCGGTGTACATCCGATTTGCATACGACACTTGAGTGTATAGCGTATACGTTA encodes:
- the LOC119305603 gene encoding uncharacterized protein LOC119305603, which encodes MEASPSRSDSFSRAWLGCRASIERLDADAGLGCSFNSSTSFIDMDPAELFSMRWTSSAAVPADDDEEAAEFDFGQLTCAGAQCFSPLLVGAGQPLLPCEPGVVSYVSSPAFYSAQSTPASAVSSRRRGRHAPLVATRRILLRYLRLLAPLCRKVRALPVRALAPRSSSRAAAFAAATSSPARQSTSSYASATEYWCHGHADTAVSDAILYCKKSIQGRQDV